One genomic window of Candidatus Methylacidiphilales bacterium includes the following:
- a CDS encoding NADH-quinone oxidoreductase subunit M, with translation MNLIPLLILFLPLLACAGILAGQPARRLSVLTGLANLGLTLALCGGYDVVRGGYQMVFETAPLHLAYFFPITFVLGVDGISLAMLLLKALVSLAAVGASPADVRREREFFICLNLISLGAFGAFLSLDLFFIYVFHEVALIPTFLMIGIWGSHDRKFAANQMTLYLGGASLVLLVAILAYYFALPEGLRSLDLRDLYGQVGPKTLKPVAQQGIFLLLFIGCGALVSIWPLHSWAPKGYAAAPAPTAMLHAGVLKKFGLYLLLRLAVPFLPAGMHDLAPLVLALALGNVLYIGWVTIAQKDLSLTLGYSSVMHMGYLFLGLLAATAPRDLAMVGLTGMVLLMVGHGLSAALLFGTLAEVRERIGSTLFKDMGGLASRTPVLAFLFILGALASIGVPGLANFSGEIMIFFGTWKNFTPYVVVMLFGLVISAIYMLRAVRHTFYGESSSAPDVLDIRATGRTWPYAVLAAALLALGIWPGLLIHNLQPSLEALLK, from the coding sequence ATGAATCTCATTCCTCTCCTCATTCTTTTCCTCCCCCTGCTGGCCTGTGCGGGCATTCTGGCCGGCCAGCCTGCCCGTCGCCTGTCCGTCTTGACCGGCTTGGCCAACTTGGGACTGACCCTGGCCCTTTGCGGGGGCTACGATGTGGTCCGCGGAGGCTACCAGATGGTCTTCGAGACCGCGCCGCTTCACCTGGCTTACTTTTTTCCCATCACCTTTGTGTTGGGGGTGGACGGGATCAGCCTGGCCATGCTGCTGCTCAAGGCGCTGGTATCGCTGGCAGCCGTTGGCGCTTCACCCGCTGACGTCCGGCGCGAACGGGAATTCTTCATCTGCCTGAACCTGATCAGTCTGGGTGCGTTCGGGGCTTTCCTTTCGCTCGACCTGTTTTTTATCTACGTGTTCCATGAAGTGGCGCTGATTCCGACGTTCCTGATGATCGGCATCTGGGGCAGCCACGACCGCAAGTTTGCCGCCAACCAGATGACGCTTTATCTCGGTGGGGCGAGTTTGGTGCTGTTGGTGGCCATCCTGGCCTACTACTTTGCCCTGCCCGAAGGTCTGCGCAGCCTGGATCTGCGGGATTTGTATGGGCAGGTCGGGCCGAAAACCCTCAAGCCCGTGGCCCAGCAGGGCATCTTCCTTCTCCTGTTCATTGGATGCGGTGCACTGGTTTCGATCTGGCCCTTGCACAGTTGGGCACCGAAGGGATATGCCGCCGCCCCGGCGCCGACGGCCATGCTGCATGCGGGTGTGTTGAAGAAGTTCGGCCTTTACCTTCTCTTGCGCTTGGCCGTTCCTTTCCTGCCTGCTGGGATGCATGATCTCGCTCCCTTGGTTCTGGCGCTTGCCCTGGGCAATGTGCTGTACATCGGTTGGGTCACGATCGCCCAAAAAGACCTGTCGCTGACCCTCGGTTATTCGAGCGTCATGCACATGGGTTATCTTTTCCTCGGTCTGCTTGCCGCCACCGCGCCGCGTGACCTCGCCATGGTCGGTTTGACTGGCATGGTCTTGCTCATGGTGGGTCATGGGTTGAGCGCGGCGCTCTTGTTCGGCACCCTGGCCGAAGTTCGTGAACGCATCGGTTCCACACTTTTCAAGGACATGGGCGGTCTGGCCTCGCGGACCCCGGTTCTGGCCTTCCTTTTCATCCTGGGCGCACTGGCTTCGATCGGTGTCCCCGGTCTGGCCAATTTTTCCGGGGAAATCATGATCTTCTTCGGCACTTGGAAAAACTTCACCCCTTACGTCGTGGTCATGCTCTTCGGACTGGTGATTTCGGCGATCTACATGCTGCGGGCGGTTCGCCATACGTTTTACGGTGAATCTTCATCCGCCCCTGATGTTTTGGACATCCGGGCCACCGGCCGGACCTGGCCGTATGCGGTGCTGGCGGCGGCCCTGCTGGCGTTGGGGATCTGGCCCGGGCTTCTCATTCACAATCTCCAGCCTTCCCTGGAGGCCCTGCTCAAATGA